Proteins found in one Sporosarcina jeotgali genomic segment:
- a CDS encoding metallophosphoesterase family protein, producing MKVIITGDTHIPGRGSKLPDRLLNECKDADCIIHTGDWRSPEVFESLSALADVIGVYGNVDGDEMRALVPERQLLDLGGMRIGIVHGHGDKKTTEQRAVDTFSDEHVDAIIYGHSHIPVIKYYKGLLLMNPGSPTDKRKLPFYSFITLDIGDEILPELILFRDKS from the coding sequence ATGAAAGTAATCATTACAGGAGATACACATATCCCGGGCAGAGGAAGTAAATTGCCGGACCGTTTACTGAATGAATGCAAAGATGCAGACTGCATCATCCATACGGGGGACTGGCGCTCTCCTGAGGTTTTTGAATCGCTCTCTGCATTAGCGGACGTAATCGGGGTTTATGGAAATGTAGATGGCGATGAAATGCGTGCTCTTGTGCCTGAGCGGCAGCTGCTGGATCTGGGTGGAATGCGGATCGGCATCGTTCACGGTCATGGAGACAAAAAGACGACCGAACAGCGTGCAGTGGACACATTTTCCGATGAGCACGTGGATGCGATTATCTACGGCCACTCCCATATTCCCGTTATCAAATACTACAAAGGACTTCTCCTGATGAACCCTGGTTCGCCAACAGATAAAAGAAAGCTGCCGTTTTATTCGTTCATCACACTGGATATCGGAGACGAAATTCTCCCTGAGCTTATTCTATTTCGTGATAAATCATAA
- a CDS encoding YIP1 family protein codes for MNLKPLLTIWSKPTETLRYLRDETTTGYAILIFAIAALASGGYQAGSSGLLSNLPLGALIPLFILFTFVGALISWVIGAAIYHWIGKGMFGGTGTFAEMLRVVPGTTLPTIWLAPVNYLVILGYGKLAFEAPPAEAFAITNLPMGVYLISMFLTFAIGIYSTVISCKGIGLVHGFSAWRGLGVVLVTVVIAIILSVVLSLTIGIIFISIFSL; via the coding sequence ATGAATTTAAAACCATTGCTAACAATTTGGAGCAAACCAACTGAAACGTTACGGTACTTGAGGGACGAGACAACCACAGGCTATGCAATCCTGATTTTTGCCATTGCCGCCCTTGCTTCGGGAGGATACCAAGCGGGAAGTTCGGGGTTACTTAGCAATTTACCGCTAGGTGCACTCATTCCGCTGTTCATCTTATTCACATTTGTCGGAGCCCTCATTTCATGGGTGATTGGTGCAGCCATTTACCATTGGATAGGGAAAGGGATGTTCGGGGGAACTGGTACATTTGCTGAAATGCTCCGCGTAGTCCCGGGCACCACGTTGCCAACAATTTGGCTGGCACCCGTCAATTATCTAGTCATTTTAGGTTACGGAAAATTAGCATTCGAAGCGCCGCCTGCTGAAGCATTTGCGATTACGAACTTGCCAATGGGTGTGTACTTAATCTCTATGTTCCTGACATTTGCAATCGGGATTTACAGTACAGTAATTTCATGCAAAGGAATCGGTCTAGTGCATGGATTCTCTGCATGGCGCGGTCTTGGCGTTGTTCTTGTTACGGTCGTTATCGCCATTATCCTATCAGTCGTCCTTTCATTAACAATCGGAATCATTTTCATCTCAATCTTCTCTCTATAA
- the guaC gene encoding GMP reductase: protein MDVVFDYEDIQLIPAKCIVDSRSECDTSVTLGKHTFRLPVVPANMQTIIDEKIAIQLAEGGYFYIMHRFDPASRPAFIRDMHSRGLIASISVGVKEDEYGFVEQLAADSLIPDYITIDIAHGHSNAVIRMIQHIKKHLPESFVIAGNVGTPEAVRELENAGADATKVGIGPGKVCITKIKTGFGTGGWQLAALRWCAKAASKPIIADGGIRTHGDIAKSVRFGASMVMIGSLFAGHEESPGQTVERDGEQFKEYFGSASEFQKGEKKNVEGKKMFVEYKGPLQDTLTEMEQDLQSSISYAGGKKLDAIRTVDYAIVKNSIFNGDKVY, encoded by the coding sequence ATGGATGTAGTATTCGATTATGAAGATATTCAACTGATTCCCGCAAAATGCATCGTTGACAGCCGTTCTGAATGTGATACTTCTGTCACACTGGGTAAGCATACGTTCCGTTTACCGGTTGTCCCTGCTAATATGCAAACAATCATCGATGAAAAGATTGCTATTCAACTCGCTGAAGGCGGTTACTTCTATATTATGCACCGTTTTGACCCTGCATCACGCCCGGCATTCATCCGTGACATGCATAGCCGCGGACTGATTGCTTCAATTAGTGTCGGTGTTAAAGAAGACGAGTATGGATTTGTTGAACAGCTCGCTGCAGATTCATTGATTCCAGATTATATTACAATCGATATCGCACACGGTCATTCAAACGCCGTGATTCGTATGATTCAACATATAAAGAAGCATTTGCCTGAGAGTTTCGTAATCGCAGGCAACGTCGGTACACCAGAAGCCGTTCGTGAACTTGAGAACGCTGGCGCTGACGCAACGAAGGTCGGAATTGGACCTGGTAAAGTTTGTATCACTAAGATTAAAACTGGTTTCGGTACAGGCGGCTGGCAGCTTGCTGCACTTCGCTGGTGTGCAAAAGCGGCATCGAAGCCGATTATCGCAGATGGCGGAATCCGTACACACGGCGACATCGCGAAGTCTGTCCGTTTTGGTGCAAGCATGGTCATGATCGGTTCACTATTTGCAGGTCACGAAGAGTCACCTGGGCAAACAGTAGAACGTGACGGCGAACAGTTCAAGGAATACTTCGGTTCTGCTTCAGAGTTCCAAAAGGGCGAGAAGAAAAACGTTGAAGGTAAAAAAATGTTCGTGGAATACAAGGGTCCTCTCCAAGATACGCTGACAGAGATGGAACAAGACTTGCAGTCATCGATTTCTTATGCAGGCGGCAAGAAGCTGGACGCGATCCGTACGGTGGATTATGCAATCGTGAAAAACTCTATCTTTAATGGAGATAAAGTTTATTAA
- a CDS encoding M20/M25/M40 family metallo-hydrolase — protein sequence MANQHTETELQWNTPETLRALLCELVNWESRTTTEGEKAFPHRLAEKLKSVPYFEAHPEQLELHDAGLGRNSVTALYKNHKAQDTIVLISHFDTVWTEEYGALEPFAFHPEELTVKLHEYKDELPEEALTDLESGEYLFGRGTMDMKMGLALHMSLIEKAASEQWPVNLVLLAVPDEEVSSAGMRTAVKSLVRMKQEHDLTYTLFLNGEPVFSQEPGDLREYIYSGSIGKIMPAALFYGRETHVGEPLKGITSTFMASFLTQRMEWNNVFEETDHGETTPLPVTLQQKDLKAHYSVQTPYRSTALYNVFTMRRTAAEVMELFEGIAKEAVRACESAYTEVSEREGISKIGEIKLLKFEELMDYATNKLGEAEVKRIITEVSGDWELDDRDKSFKIVDTLMIECQELAPATVLLFAPPYYPAVNTSDDALVQELVQLMQDKATSLGTEVSQIHYFNGISDLSYVHYEDEGTGWKSFERNTPVWGSTYWMPFEEMKALDAPVLNVGPFGKDAHQRTERLHIESAFVRLPQMLETLAMHFCGK from the coding sequence ATGGCAAACCAACATACTGAAACAGAACTGCAATGGAATACACCTGAAACATTACGCGCACTATTGTGCGAACTTGTGAATTGGGAGAGTCGGACAACAACCGAAGGAGAAAAAGCTTTCCCGCATCGACTCGCTGAAAAGTTGAAAAGTGTTCCTTACTTCGAAGCACATCCCGAACAGTTGGAGTTGCATGATGCAGGTCTTGGACGTAATTCAGTCACTGCATTGTATAAAAACCATAAAGCACAGGATACAATTGTGCTGATTAGCCACTTTGACACAGTGTGGACAGAAGAATATGGCGCACTTGAGCCATTTGCGTTCCATCCTGAAGAGCTGACCGTGAAATTACATGAATATAAAGACGAGCTTCCTGAAGAGGCATTGACCGATTTAGAATCTGGGGAATATTTGTTTGGCCGTGGAACTATGGACATGAAAATGGGACTTGCATTGCATATGTCCTTAATTGAAAAAGCGGCATCGGAACAATGGCCAGTAAACTTAGTGCTGCTAGCTGTTCCTGACGAAGAAGTGAGCTCTGCCGGTATGCGTACCGCGGTGAAATCACTCGTTCGCATGAAGCAAGAACATGATCTGACGTATACGTTGTTTTTAAATGGCGAACCTGTTTTCTCTCAGGAGCCGGGTGATCTAAGAGAATACATTTACTCGGGATCCATCGGTAAGATTATGCCTGCTGCTTTGTTTTATGGAAGAGAAACACATGTAGGGGAACCGTTGAAAGGAATTACATCAACGTTCATGGCTTCTTTTTTAACACAGCGTATGGAATGGAACAATGTATTTGAAGAAACGGATCATGGCGAAACCACACCGCTGCCCGTGACGCTGCAGCAAAAAGATTTAAAAGCACATTATTCTGTGCAAACACCATATCGTTCCACCGCGCTTTATAACGTTTTCACAATGAGACGCACTGCGGCGGAAGTTATGGAATTATTTGAAGGCATTGCTAAAGAAGCAGTCCGTGCATGTGAATCCGCCTATACCGAAGTGAGTGAACGTGAAGGGATTTCTAAAATTGGTGAAATCAAACTTCTCAAATTTGAAGAGCTGATGGATTACGCTACTAACAAATTGGGCGAAGCTGAAGTAAAAAGGATTATTACCGAAGTTTCCGGTGATTGGGAGCTTGACGATCGCGACAAATCGTTCAAAATCGTCGATACCCTGATGATTGAATGCCAAGAGCTGGCTCCTGCAACAGTTCTATTGTTTGCACCGCCTTATTATCCTGCCGTAAATACGTCGGACGATGCACTCGTTCAGGAACTTGTACAGCTGATGCAAGACAAAGCAACTTCACTTGGGACAGAAGTATCACAAATCCACTATTTCAACGGAATTAGTGATTTGAGCTATGTTCATTATGAAGACGAAGGAACAGGCTGGAAATCATTTGAACGGAATACACCTGTATGGGGCTCAACCTATTGGATGCCATTTGAAGAAATGAAGGCCCTGGACGCTCCAGTTCTGAACGTCGGTCCATTTGGTAAGGATGCTCACCAGCGTACAGAGAGACTGCATATCGAAAGTGCTTTTGTGCGCCTTCCTCAAATGCTGGAGACGCTTGCTATGCACTTTTGCGGGAAGTAA
- a CDS encoding efflux RND transporter permease subunit yields MAYLLKRSKLFIFLIFILMLVGVYTFLTLPKREIPETPVDLVMVSSILPGAEPEEVERSVTNPLERAVKKVDGIDTMKSVSANSASIITLSLKDGIDSEQTINKLQQEVQRSASELPENAQTPEVKKLDLAFPLVSYMFTGDEKALAELETSFGTLSDELQSIEGVAGTTVKGFAEKQVMITLDPAKLAENRLQPFDVLSVLQQANQPLSLGTHDDGKERLVLTVKQDEGIEKLKQLQIGDAAVPLAKLADIGEAAKEAKDIVTFEGQSAISYTVFLQPGQDIPSMDKTIAKKMDQYIEDLPNEVTAHTYESQANNVNSIFNSLYISLLIAVIAVLVVTTAGLTLYGSFAVALTVLASVLVGLIPIPLMGVDLNQISVIGLIIAIGILVDDSIVVNDNIQRRYKLGDSPLDGAVNGVKEVYTSIISSSLAIVVTFSPLLLLSGGNGAFIKALPSILITTIIASTVLSVTLVPMLQFIKTKKRNKKISDTPGFLGKPLEKIAVFYSEKVLRTVLKRPLLVGIGGLVIATGLLFLAMLTPFEFFPAADKEEVTMNVRLAAGTTIDETNNEIQKMIDEVSSEDKNVKETAIFTGSGLPNLFAASMDNTGENTGQAVFRIKKEHTSASEFIDKWEPELRSRFGDAEIFLDTIVQGPPVGAPVTVTIKGDNIDQLAQLRDDLKDRLLKKGADIVTDNLGEPIPAIQYVPDRQALEDNGISLSLVTNQLQLLTQGVPLFKLYEGDISKQVVLKEKGVNEGEAVDLSQSVVPSMTTQGPPKLVPLDELLSSEKTSLIAQVPHEKGERAITLKAYGDADGFKADMLDAADAEKKDLPEGYTISTGGENSDQQAFFAEIGILFLVVLLLVYLVIAFQFKSFSLPFLVLFAVYLGISGAILGLFITQTPLSFLGVMGIVSLTGIVVRNAVVLIDFVEARRLLGNMDVIEAIIESGYARIKPIILTTLTSIVALIPVAVSGDPLFEALAITIIAGLAFSSLFTLVMIPSLYLVYYKLIGRKAERV; encoded by the coding sequence ATGGCCTATCTATTAAAACGGAGCAAGTTATTTATTTTCCTTATTTTCATTCTCATGCTAGTTGGAGTTTATACGTTCTTAACGCTGCCGAAACGTGAAATTCCTGAAACGCCTGTAGATCTGGTAATGGTATCTTCCATTCTACCAGGAGCAGAACCGGAAGAAGTGGAGAGGAGCGTAACGAATCCATTAGAGCGGGCTGTGAAAAAAGTAGATGGAATTGATACGATGAAGTCCGTTTCTGCCAACTCTGCTTCAATTATTACCCTGTCATTAAAAGATGGGATTGATTCCGAGCAGACGATTAACAAATTGCAGCAGGAAGTTCAGCGATCAGCCAGTGAGTTGCCGGAAAACGCACAGACACCTGAAGTGAAAAAACTCGATTTGGCGTTTCCGCTCGTTTCGTACATGTTCACAGGGGACGAAAAAGCTCTTGCAGAGTTAGAAACTTCGTTTGGCACATTGTCAGATGAGCTTCAGTCTATAGAAGGAGTTGCGGGAACAACCGTCAAAGGTTTTGCAGAAAAGCAAGTGATGATTACGCTGGATCCTGCCAAATTAGCTGAAAATCGATTGCAGCCATTTGACGTACTCAGTGTGCTGCAGCAAGCCAATCAGCCGCTTTCGCTCGGTACACACGATGACGGCAAGGAACGTCTCGTCTTGACAGTGAAACAAGATGAGGGCATTGAAAAGCTGAAACAATTACAAATTGGAGATGCTGCAGTTCCCCTCGCTAAGTTAGCGGATATTGGAGAAGCAGCCAAAGAGGCAAAGGACATTGTCACGTTCGAAGGCCAATCTGCAATTTCCTACACGGTTTTCCTTCAGCCGGGTCAAGATATTCCTTCCATGGATAAAACCATTGCAAAGAAGATGGATCAATATATTGAAGATCTCCCTAATGAAGTAACAGCGCACACGTATGAATCTCAAGCCAATAACGTGAACTCAATATTCAATAGTTTGTATATCTCATTACTCATCGCAGTTATTGCTGTTCTTGTAGTGACAACAGCGGGACTGACACTGTACGGTTCGTTTGCAGTTGCATTGACCGTTCTCGCGTCTGTGCTTGTCGGACTCATTCCAATTCCATTGATGGGGGTTGACTTGAACCAGATTTCAGTAATCGGGCTTATTATCGCCATCGGGATTCTGGTCGATGACAGCATCGTCGTGAATGACAACATTCAGCGGCGGTACAAACTTGGAGATTCACCTCTGGACGGGGCTGTCAATGGCGTTAAAGAAGTTTATACATCCATTATCTCTTCCAGTTTGGCGATTGTTGTCACGTTTTCACCGCTGCTATTGCTTTCGGGGGGAAACGGTGCATTCATTAAAGCACTGCCAAGTATATTAATCACAACCATCATTGCTTCAACTGTATTATCGGTAACGCTCGTTCCCATGCTTCAATTCATCAAAACAAAAAAACGCAATAAAAAAATATCAGATACTCCAGGATTCTTAGGAAAGCCTTTGGAGAAAATCGCTGTATTCTATTCAGAAAAAGTATTGCGCACTGTTTTAAAACGACCCTTACTCGTAGGAATAGGCGGGTTGGTTATCGCGACAGGACTGTTATTCTTAGCGATGCTGACACCGTTCGAATTCTTCCCGGCTGCGGATAAAGAAGAAGTAACCATGAACGTCCGACTCGCAGCAGGTACGACAATAGATGAAACGAATAACGAAATCCAAAAGATGATTGACGAAGTTTCAAGTGAAGATAAAAATGTAAAAGAAACTGCAATTTTCACAGGCAGCGGGTTACCGAATTTGTTTGCTGCTTCTATGGATAATACTGGCGAAAATACCGGGCAAGCCGTATTCCGCATTAAGAAAGAGCATACAAGTGCTTCTGAATTCATTGACAAGTGGGAACCGGAATTACGCAGCCGCTTTGGAGATGCGGAGATTTTCTTGGATACAATTGTTCAAGGACCGCCTGTGGGTGCACCGGTGACCGTGACGATAAAAGGGGATAATATCGATCAGCTCGCTCAGCTGCGAGATGATTTGAAAGACCGTTTGCTTAAAAAAGGTGCCGACATTGTAACGGATAACTTAGGAGAACCCATCCCGGCAATCCAGTATGTCCCGGATCGTCAAGCGCTTGAGGACAATGGAATTTCCTTAAGCTTAGTGACGAATCAGCTGCAACTGCTGACGCAGGGGGTTCCTTTGTTCAAGTTGTATGAAGGCGATATTTCAAAGCAAGTCGTATTAAAAGAAAAAGGTGTAAACGAAGGGGAGGCAGTCGACCTTTCACAAAGTGTTGTTCCTTCCATGACGACTCAAGGCCCGCCTAAACTCGTTCCGTTGGATGAATTGCTTTCTTCAGAAAAAACATCTCTTATTGCTCAAGTTCCTCATGAAAAAGGAGAGCGTGCGATTACGCTGAAAGCCTATGGCGATGCAGACGGATTCAAAGCAGATATGTTAGACGCAGCGGATGCAGAAAAGAAAGATCTCCCTGAAGGTTATACAATCTCGACTGGCGGAGAGAATTCAGATCAGCAGGCATTCTTTGCTGAAATCGGTATTCTGTTCTTAGTCGTTCTGTTGCTCGTGTACTTAGTTATTGCGTTCCAATTCAAGTCGTTCAGTCTGCCGTTCCTTGTGCTGTTCGCAGTGTATCTTGGTATTTCTGGGGCGATACTTGGATTGTTCATCACACAGACGCCTCTCAGCTTCCTGGGTGTCATGGGGATTGTCTCATTGACGGGGATTGTTGTGCGAAACGCGGTGGTGTTAATCGATTTCGTAGAAGCGCGCCGTCTCCTAGGCAACATGGATGTCATTGAAGCGATTATTGAATCAGGCTACGCGCGTATCAAACCAATCATTTTGACGACTCTTACGTCAATTGTAGCTTTGATTCCAGTGGCTGTCTCGGGTGACCCATTGTTCGAAGCGCTGGCAATTACCATCATTGCAGGTCTGGCGTTCTCTAGTTTGTTTACATTGGTGATGATTCCCTCGTTGTATCTGGTGTATTACAAACTAATTGGACGGAAAGCAGAACGTGTATAA
- a CDS encoding pseudouridine-5'-phosphate glycosidase, giving the protein MKSYIVFSEEVLNAKAAGQPIVALESTIISHGMPYPQNVETARAVEQIIRDNGAVPATIALIDGQIKIGLSYDELEMFGKSDNVAKVSRRDIGYLLATKQLGATTVAATMICADLAEIRMFVTGGIGGVHRGAETTMDISADLEELSKTDVAVVCAGAKSILDIGLTMEYLETKGVPVIGYETDELPAFYTRKSGFGVNFRADNPEVVAETLAVKWHLGLAGGAVIANPIPEADELDPEMINGIIEQALTEAKEKGIKGKDVTPFMLGKVKDLTDGKSLVANIALVKHNAVVGAKIAVALSNAR; this is encoded by the coding sequence ATGAAATCTTATATCGTCTTCTCAGAAGAAGTTTTAAATGCTAAAGCCGCTGGACAACCAATCGTGGCATTGGAATCGACAATCATCTCCCACGGCATGCCGTATCCGCAAAACGTGGAAACCGCTCGTGCAGTAGAACAAATTATCCGTGATAACGGTGCGGTTCCCGCAACGATTGCCTTGATTGACGGGCAGATTAAGATCGGATTGTCTTATGACGAGCTTGAAATGTTCGGTAAAAGCGACAATGTAGCTAAAGTTTCGCGCCGGGATATCGGATACTTGCTTGCAACGAAACAATTAGGTGCGACTACCGTTGCCGCAACTATGATATGTGCAGATCTCGCTGAAATCCGTATGTTTGTAACAGGTGGAATTGGCGGCGTACACCGCGGTGCAGAGACTACGATGGACATTTCTGCAGATCTCGAGGAGCTTTCAAAAACAGATGTTGCTGTCGTTTGTGCGGGTGCAAAATCGATTCTCGATATCGGTTTGACAATGGAATACTTGGAAACGAAAGGCGTGCCGGTCATTGGGTACGAAACGGATGAGCTGCCTGCATTCTATACACGTAAGAGCGGATTCGGAGTAAACTTCCGTGCAGACAATCCTGAAGTAGTGGCTGAAACTCTTGCTGTAAAATGGCATCTTGGACTTGCAGGCGGAGCCGTCATTGCAAACCCGATTCCTGAAGCAGATGAACTGGATCCTGAAATGATCAATGGAATTATCGAGCAAGCGTTAACGGAAGCAAAAGAAAAAGGCATCAAAGGAAAAGACGTAACACCGTTCATGCTTGGGAAAGTTAAAGATCTTACAGATGGCAAGAGTCTAGTTGCCAACATCGCACTTGTGAAACATAATGCAGTTGTTGGAGCTAAGATTGCTGTCGCGTTAAGTAACGCACGTTAA
- a CDS encoding carbohydrate kinase, which produces MFTLNEKEQQLISLIRQNPYCSQQELAEGLGLSRPAVANLISALTKRGYISGRAYVLAPEDEIICIGGANVDRKFHVTGPVAAGTSNPAEQSVTIGGVARNIAENLGRLDHPVRLITTAGKDADWDLIAMHSSPYMDLTSVRLLSNVSTGSYSAVLDSQGELVIAMAVMEVYESLNTEYIASLERHLARAKMIVMDLNVSKETAEAILDTAVRHQVQLAIVPVSGPKMAHLPDTLDGLTWFICNEDEAETLTGITIQNDEDWKTAVHALLDSGAEHAIITRGKRGIMAGDRTARMIHHHAAIPGVAVEDVTGAGDAFVSGVLHAAVMERTLNDAISYGLVNAAKTLASTYTVRPELTANGLENELEEYK; this is translated from the coding sequence GTGTTTACGCTGAACGAAAAAGAACAGCAGCTGATTTCATTAATCCGGCAAAATCCATACTGCTCCCAGCAAGAGCTGGCTGAAGGTCTTGGGCTATCACGTCCTGCTGTTGCCAATTTAATATCCGCACTGACGAAACGCGGATATATTTCAGGCAGAGCTTATGTATTAGCGCCAGAAGATGAAATAATTTGCATCGGCGGTGCAAACGTCGATCGTAAGTTTCATGTCACCGGACCGGTAGCTGCGGGAACCTCAAATCCAGCTGAACAGTCGGTTACGATTGGCGGCGTCGCTCGTAACATCGCTGAAAACCTTGGCCGTCTGGACCATCCCGTTCGGTTGATTACTACAGCGGGAAAAGATGCAGACTGGGACTTGATTGCGATGCATTCATCCCCTTATATGGACTTGACTTCGGTACGGTTACTGTCCAATGTCTCAACTGGCTCGTATTCTGCGGTTTTGGACAGTCAGGGTGAACTGGTGATTGCGATGGCAGTTATGGAAGTGTATGAGTCGCTGAACACCGAGTACATCGCTTCCCTCGAACGGCATTTGGCTCGCGCGAAGATGATTGTCATGGATCTTAATGTCTCAAAAGAAACAGCAGAAGCAATTCTTGATACAGCGGTCCGACACCAAGTTCAACTTGCAATCGTTCCCGTATCAGGACCTAAAATGGCACATTTGCCAGATACGCTTGACGGGCTGACATGGTTCATCTGCAATGAAGATGAAGCTGAAACGTTAACTGGAATTACGATTCAAAACGATGAGGACTGGAAGACGGCAGTTCATGCACTCTTAGACTCTGGAGCTGAACATGCGATCATTACTCGCGGAAAAAGAGGAATCATGGCTGGTGATCGAACTGCACGGATGATTCATCATCATGCGGCGATTCCTGGAGTTGCTGTAGAGGACGTGACCGGTGCAGGCGATGCGTTTGTGTCGGGAGTACTGCACGCAGCCGTAATGGAACGTACACTTAACGATGCAATTTCTTATGGCCTTGTGAACGCAGCTAAAACGTTAGCATCTACTTATACAGTCAGACCTGAACTGACCGCCAATGGACTAGAAAATGAACTGGAGGAATACAAATGA
- a CDS encoding alpha/beta hydrolase — MKRKIAITLSTLIVVLLVALVFAGNYFYDQGIKRGTEVKLHSESEAVNELASESDQALLREAKIWYAEQPKNTITMQSYDNLKLKAQFIKNNKNTNHNAVILAHGFRNTGEDMGKYAKFYYDQGFDVLLPDARGHGDSEGDYIGYGWHERLDYKDWIKYLIQQHDAEQIILQGNSMGAATVLMTSGEQLPKQVKGIIADSSYSTVKKELAHQLKSIYGLPAFPLLDVTSVIAKIRAGYTLQEASAVDQVRKTEIPLLLIHGDADDLVPTEMATELYDAAKGDNELWIVPEAGHTKAFDNITGEYETKLTQFLEKVLN, encoded by the coding sequence TTGAAAAGAAAAATTGCAATTACACTCAGTACGCTCATTGTTGTACTGCTTGTTGCGCTCGTTTTTGCAGGCAATTATTTTTACGACCAAGGAATTAAGCGCGGTACCGAGGTAAAACTTCATAGCGAATCCGAAGCTGTCAATGAACTTGCCAGTGAGTCGGACCAAGCGCTGCTAAGAGAAGCAAAAATCTGGTATGCCGAGCAGCCTAAAAACACGATTACGATGCAATCCTACGATAACTTAAAGCTGAAAGCTCAATTTATCAAAAACAATAAAAACACGAATCACAACGCTGTCATTCTGGCCCATGGTTTCCGCAATACCGGTGAAGATATGGGGAAATATGCGAAGTTTTACTATGACCAAGGATTTGACGTCTTGCTCCCTGATGCGCGCGGCCATGGAGACAGTGAAGGCGATTACATCGGCTATGGCTGGCACGAACGCCTCGATTACAAAGACTGGATTAAGTATCTCATTCAACAGCATGACGCGGAACAAATCATTTTGCAAGGAAATTCCATGGGGGCCGCGACTGTTTTAATGACGAGCGGCGAGCAATTGCCGAAGCAGGTGAAAGGAATTATTGCAGACAGCTCCTATAGTACGGTAAAAAAAGAACTTGCCCATCAGCTGAAGTCCATATACGGGTTGCCGGCATTCCCTTTACTTGATGTGACAAGTGTCATCGCTAAAATCCGTGCAGGCTATACGCTTCAAGAAGCGTCCGCGGTGGATCAGGTAAGGAAAACAGAGATCCCGCTCCTTCTAATTCATGGGGATGCAGATGATCTGGTCCCAACGGAAATGGCAACTGAATTGTACGATGCAGCCAAGGGCGATAACGAGTTATGGATTGTTCCGGAAGCCGGGCATACGAAAGCATTTGACAATATTACAGGTGAGTACGAAACAAAGCTCACACAGTTTCTTGAGAAAGTACTTAATTGA
- a CDS encoding carboxymuconolactone decarboxylase family protein, whose product MMEEYSADGVLQSYKESIGQFTEQMPEIGSGFHSFTESCFADGALDGKQKQLIALAVSVYANDKTCMTFHAKGCVDAGCTEQEVLEACSVAAALGSGAVMSRTVTCLSGMFQQFQK is encoded by the coding sequence ATGATGGAAGAGTATTCAGCAGATGGGGTACTACAAAGTTATAAAGAAAGCATAGGCCAGTTCACTGAACAAATGCCCGAGATTGGGAGCGGGTTCCACTCCTTTACCGAGAGCTGCTTTGCAGATGGAGCGCTGGACGGGAAACAGAAACAGCTGATTGCACTGGCAGTGAGTGTTTACGCAAACGATAAAACCTGTATGACTTTCCATGCAAAGGGATGTGTCGATGCTGGCTGCACCGAACAAGAAGTGTTAGAGGCATGCAGTGTAGCCGCTGCATTAGGAAGCGGTGCCGTGATGAGTCGGACGGTTACTTGTTTAAGCGGGATGTTCCAACAATTTCAGAAGTGA